One window of Phycisphaeraceae bacterium genomic DNA carries:
- a CDS encoding VCBS repeat-containing protein: protein MRNYSFAPAAIVAAIAAAATHADPPLVPDNSLFRGSQTVLPDLHDCCVQNLTPTQTRVTAAAGTLIRILQTRSGQPPQSHVFDMAPRIPERIFPFNSANPGLVITTKDEVLYAPVDPDGVPLSLQQILDSSLEPFGGIRVAIGDVTGNGQPDIVVTGNETASVPQYRPIIRVFKNDGANHFTDHQTILPPVSVGFVTSIKCGDINNDGRPEFSFCATNESYFLTSIPNGTLAYLDTATGLAQNTAPPPLDGFAGECEFHDLNGDNRDDFIAPLPSGGFAVYLAQPNSILGAPSITPGDILQRIVCADFDGDGNTDFFGAGGNIGAASLYPGLGNGSFAAPITMDGPANPSRVGIIIPPIGETFPARAFFSVHRDPEVIQNYLITPEGPVSSDRQPFKNEFGSAIQPSAAALADLNGDGFLDLVTSEVGRNLFFSLNTADGSGQLLPPLQDRVDQIRHLATLAPAPGEDARARIATNIENQPLGLILRLDSPSEPSGWEVPQVINLPQSGVGVATGDLDGDGTDDLVFTHTSGPAAFTRFIQDESGMFVSGASFGAPGNWPAVACANLNGQLGDEVILADPVSGIVQTYLNNGSGSFSPSVSAASSLPVPLSNNIVTGDVTGDGVPDVIIGAGFAGLSNGSVRVLPGDGFGGLGSSIGIPTDAPVVSVAVADLDGDGLLDIIAGTLPPLPFVDGRFAVILNTPSGLPLKPTSFHYISGDPKTVLVADLKHAASQREKLSLAALSVATAPGEGLTVIDMVPSSACPADLNNDGFVEDSDFVIFLAAYNILDCADPSMPAGCPADFNSDNAVDDADFVIFVPAYNDLICP from the coding sequence ATGCGCAACTACTCCTTCGCCCCTGCCGCGATCGTCGCCGCAATCGCCGCAGCCGCAACTCACGCTGATCCGCCCCTCGTTCCCGACAATTCTCTCTTCCGCGGCAGCCAAACTGTCCTTCCTGATCTCCACGATTGCTGCGTCCAGAATCTGACCCCAACCCAAACCCGCGTCACCGCCGCAGCCGGCACACTCATCAGGATTTTGCAGACCCGCTCCGGGCAGCCGCCGCAATCTCATGTCTTCGACATGGCGCCGCGCATCCCCGAGCGAATCTTCCCCTTCAATTCAGCGAACCCCGGGCTTGTCATCACAACCAAGGACGAAGTGCTCTACGCCCCCGTTGACCCGGACGGCGTGCCACTTTCCCTCCAGCAGATCCTCGATAGTTCGCTTGAACCCTTCGGCGGCATCCGCGTCGCCATCGGCGATGTCACCGGCAATGGCCAACCCGATATCGTCGTCACCGGAAACGAAACAGCCTCCGTGCCGCAGTACCGGCCCATTATCAGAGTTTTCAAAAACGACGGCGCCAACCACTTCACCGATCACCAGACCATTCTGCCGCCAGTCTCGGTCGGCTTCGTGACCTCGATCAAGTGCGGCGACATCAACAACGACGGCCGCCCCGAATTCTCATTCTGCGCCACCAACGAGTCCTATTTCCTGACATCCATTCCAAACGGAACGCTCGCCTATCTCGATACCGCGACCGGCCTTGCGCAGAACACCGCGCCGCCCCCGCTCGACGGCTTCGCGGGCGAGTGCGAATTCCACGATCTCAACGGCGACAATCGCGACGACTTCATCGCGCCGCTCCCCTCCGGCGGCTTCGCGGTCTACCTCGCGCAGCCCAATTCAATTCTCGGCGCGCCCTCGATCACTCCCGGCGACATCCTGCAGCGGATCGTTTGTGCCGATTTCGACGGCGATGGAAACACCGATTTCTTCGGCGCCGGCGGCAACATCGGCGCCGCGTCCTTGTATCCCGGCCTCGGAAACGGCTCCTTTGCCGCGCCGATCACGATGGACGGCCCCGCAAATCCCAGTCGCGTCGGCATCATCATCCCGCCGATCGGCGAAACCTTCCCCGCGCGCGCCTTCTTCTCTGTTCACCGTGATCCCGAGGTCATCCAGAATTACCTCATCACACCCGAAGGTCCGGTCTCTTCCGATCGCCAGCCGTTCAAGAACGAATTCGGCAGCGCGATCCAGCCCAGTGCCGCCGCGCTCGCCGACCTCAACGGCGATGGTTTCCTCGATCTCGTCACCTCCGAAGTCGGCCGGAATCTCTTCTTCAGTCTCAACACCGCCGACGGTAGCGGACAACTCCTTCCACCCTTGCAGGACCGCGTCGATCAAATCCGGCATCTCGCCACGCTCGCGCCCGCGCCCGGCGAAGACGCCCGCGCCCGCATCGCGACCAACATCGAGAACCAGCCACTCGGACTGATCCTTCGCCTCGATTCGCCGAGCGAGCCTTCCGGCTGGGAAGTGCCGCAGGTCATCAATCTCCCGCAATCCGGCGTCGGTGTTGCGACCGGCGATCTCGATGGCGATGGCACTGACGACCTTGTTTTCACTCACACCAGCGGCCCGGCGGCATTCACCCGATTCATCCAAGATGAATCAGGCATGTTCGTGAGCGGCGCTTCCTTCGGCGCGCCCGGCAACTGGCCTGCTGTCGCGTGCGCCAATCTCAACGGTCAACTCGGCGATGAAGTCATCCTCGCAGATCCGGTTAGCGGCATTGTGCAGACATATCTCAATAACGGCAGCGGCAGTTTCTCTCCATCCGTTTCCGCCGCGAGTTCTCTTCCCGTGCCGCTCTCGAACAACATCGTCACGGGCGATGTGACCGGCGACGGCGTGCCCGATGTCATCATCGGCGCCGGTTTCGCCGGACTCAGCAACGGATCGGTGCGCGTGCTCCCCGGTGATGGATTCGGCGGCCTCGGGTCTTCGATCGGCATCCCGACCGATGCGCCCGTTGTCAGTGTCGCGGTCGCGGACCTCGATGGCGATGGCCTGCTCGACATCATTGCCGGAACACTGCCGCCGCTTCCTTTTGTTGATGGGCGCTTCGCGGTCATCTTGAATACGCCCTCCGGCTTGCCCCTCAAACCGACATCGTTCCATTACATCTCCGGAGATCCGAAGACGGTTCTTGTCGCGGATCTCAAGCACGCCGCGAGCCAGCGTGAAAAGCTGAGTCTCGCCGCGCTCTCCGTCGCGACCGCGCCCGGCGAAGGTCTGACCGTGATCGACATGGTCCCGAGTTCTGCCTGCCCGGCCGATCTCAACAACGACGGCTTTGTTGAAGATTCCGACTTCGTGATCTTCCTCGCCGCGTACAACATCCTCGACTGCGCTGATCCGTCGATGCCGGCCGGCTGTCCCGCCGATTTCAACTCCGACAACGCCGTCGACGACGCCGATTTCGTCATCTTCGTCCCCGCCTACAACGACCTCATCTGCCCGTGA
- a CDS encoding PQQ-dependent sugar dehydrogenase, producing MPFVPAHVCRPVESAFCASKAARRSSKRITLVAGVAAGLALCSPLFAATLPANFAETKIGTANNGTAMDFSPDGKLYVLEQTGTMKVFSGSGTVWTQIAPSGNFFTGAPLTVSSSGERGLLGIAFDPDYMNNRYLYCYYTATTPAVHNRISRFTASADGSQVVAGSEMKLMDLDNLSSATNHNGGAIHFGPDGKLYVAVGENANSSNAQSLANRLGKMLRLNPDPANPVPSDNPSSFPNIAGTTSGDNRVIWAVGLRNPFTFAFQPGTGRMFINDVGEGTWEEISLGAAGANYGWRTVEGPSPSGVAGMTYPFLGYHHSNASATFPTPGYTGNVIAGGAFYNADNYTFPADYVNDYFYADAGASFIRRYDYTTNSSSGFATNAGSPVDLKIGPDGSLYYLSRSNAGVYRVRYTQALAPYIVTQPAPSPTLTNCAPVTLSVVAGGSGTLGYQWQKNSIDIPGANAPTYTISSFPPADDGATYRVIVSNGTLPNATSSSSTLAFCRADLTCDSQVDDSDFVIFASAYDILECSDPSMPAGCPSDLNGDGLVDDADFVIFVTAYNALLCS from the coding sequence ATGCCATTCGTGCCAGCGCATGTTTGTCGCCCTGTCGAGTCCGCCTTCTGCGCGAGCAAAGCCGCTCGCCGCAGTTCGAAACGAATCACCTTGGTCGCGGGCGTCGCAGCCGGATTGGCGCTCTGCTCGCCTCTCTTCGCCGCCACGCTGCCCGCCAATTTCGCCGAAACCAAAATCGGCACCGCCAACAACGGCACCGCGATGGACTTTTCTCCCGATGGCAAGCTCTACGTGCTCGAACAAACCGGCACGATGAAAGTCTTTTCGGGCAGCGGCACGGTTTGGACGCAGATCGCGCCCAGCGGCAACTTCTTCACCGGCGCGCCGCTCACCGTGAGTTCCTCCGGAGAACGCGGCCTTCTCGGCATCGCTTTCGACCCTGATTACATGAACAACCGCTATCTCTACTGCTACTACACGGCCACAACTCCGGCTGTTCACAACCGCATCAGCCGCTTCACCGCCAGCGCCGACGGCTCGCAGGTTGTCGCCGGCAGCGAGATGAAGCTCATGGATCTTGACAATCTGAGCTCCGCCACCAATCACAACGGCGGCGCGATCCACTTCGGCCCTGATGGCAAGCTGTACGTGGCCGTTGGCGAAAACGCCAACAGCTCCAACGCGCAGTCGCTCGCCAACCGCTTGGGCAAAATGCTGCGATTGAACCCGGATCCGGCCAACCCGGTGCCGTCCGACAACCCCTCCAGCTTTCCGAATATCGCGGGCACAACCTCCGGCGACAACCGCGTCATCTGGGCGGTGGGTCTGCGCAACCCGTTCACCTTTGCCTTCCAGCCCGGAACGGGGCGCATGTTCATCAACGACGTGGGCGAGGGAACGTGGGAAGAAATCAGCCTCGGCGCCGCGGGCGCGAACTACGGCTGGCGAACGGTGGAGGGGCCGAGCCCGTCAGGAGTCGCGGGGATGACCTATCCGTTCCTCGGATACCACCACTCAAATGCCTCGGCCACCTTCCCCACGCCCGGCTACACCGGAAACGTCATCGCGGGAGGCGCGTTCTACAACGCCGACAACTACACATTCCCCGCGGACTACGTCAACGACTACTTCTATGCCGACGCCGGCGCGAGTTTTATCCGCCGATATGACTACACCACCAACTCGTCCTCCGGCTTCGCCACCAACGCGGGTTCTCCCGTTGACCTGAAGATCGGCCCCGACGGCTCGCTCTACTACCTCTCGCGCTCCAACGCCGGTGTGTATCGCGTCCGCTACACGCAGGCTCTCGCGCCCTACATCGTCACCCAGCCCGCGCCCAGCCCGACGCTCACGAACTGCGCTCCCGTCACGCTCTCCGTCGTCGCCGGAGGCAGCGGCACGCTCGGCTATCAGTGGCAGAAAAACAGCATCGATATCCCCGGCGCAAACGCCCCGACATACACGATCTCGTCTTTCCCGCCCGCCGACGACGGCGCGACCTACCGCGTGATCGTCTCCAACGGCACGCTCCCGAACGCGACAAGCAGCAGTTCCACGCTCGCGTTCTGCCGCGCTGACCTCACGTGCGATTCACAAGTTGATGACTCCGACTTCGTGATCTTCGCATCGGCGTACGACATTCTTGAGTGCTCCGATCCCTCCATGCCGGCCGGCTGCCCGTCCGATCTCAACGGAGACGGCCTGGTGGACGACGCCGACTTTGTGATCTTTGTGACCGCGTACAACGCGCTGCTTTGTTCATGA
- a CDS encoding alpha amylase C-terminal domain-containing protein, with protein MRRPSQLLFLAAILCGPDFALAQIDNNVQWQGVSHTGWNDRRPRVPRSGESFTIRFQTFHSDVSSARARIDDGSIHYTDASVVGSRGPYDLWEATIPSTASSTLNYVLEITDGSDTDFYSAKGMTEDLDLSQPFALNFSTLEHAPIGATPVSGGTVFNVWSPASNSCTVRGTFNNWGQSAPLAKIGEHFVGFVAGAAPGGQYKYFFNNSVWNSDPRAAALVPNNSYNSMIVDPDAYTWQVNDFSSAPMEQLVVYQLHVGSFAGRNDPMGSTPNPSRYIDVAARADHLAQLGVNAVMLNPVNEFPGDFSGGYNTVSPFAIESKLGTPDQFRQMVDALHARGIAVLLDIVYNHASAADNILWNFGGSQQYFDANAVDTPWGAQCDYDKAAVRQYYIDAAETMLTDYRLDGFRMDAVMYMTDSGLTPQWSNGQKIIRAMHDNVSNRHADKHTIAELYIDNRWATDPTSTGLGFTAQYQNEFKEAVRAAIFDASFGSPNVTRVANVLDGQGFGVSGSSVLNYFELHDDCWPLNGTQRAVARIDTTAPADDQFARSRTKIGQAFNLLSRGVPAIVQGTEWLEDEGWESSRLDWSHKTRYPGIFKYYSDLIALRTSEPALFANSPLNVFHINEFLDVLAWERSSDGAGSFVALVNLSNTDRNDYRIGLPRSGRWVVAMNSNDTQYDGPGGGPSGIVPIEGIASSGFPQSAVFNFPPRTMLLLKHIACPADFNADNLVDDSDFVVFLNAYNILDCADPSMPANCPADLTADGVVDDADFVDFLAAYNELLCP; from the coding sequence ATGCGCCGTCCATCGCAGCTTCTATTCCTCGCCGCCATTCTGTGCGGGCCGGATTTCGCTCTTGCGCAGATCGACAACAACGTTCAGTGGCAGGGCGTGAGCCACACCGGCTGGAATGATCGCCGTCCGCGCGTGCCGCGCAGCGGCGAATCGTTCACCATCCGCTTCCAAACTTTCCACAGCGATGTCTCCAGCGCGCGAGCCCGCATCGACGACGGCTCGATTCACTACACCGACGCATCGGTCGTCGGCAGCCGCGGGCCGTACGACCTGTGGGAAGCGACCATTCCCTCGACCGCATCCTCCACACTGAACTACGTTCTCGAAATCACCGACGGCTCCGACACCGACTTCTACTCCGCCAAGGGGATGACCGAAGACCTCGATCTCTCGCAGCCCTTCGCGCTGAACTTCTCAACACTCGAGCACGCGCCGATCGGCGCGACGCCCGTCAGCGGCGGCACGGTCTTCAACGTCTGGTCGCCCGCGAGCAACTCGTGCACCGTCCGCGGCACGTTCAACAATTGGGGTCAATCCGCCCCCCTCGCAAAGATCGGTGAACACTTCGTCGGCTTTGTCGCCGGCGCCGCACCCGGCGGTCAATACAAGTACTTCTTCAACAACTCGGTCTGGAACTCCGACCCGCGTGCCGCGGCACTCGTTCCGAACAACAGCTACAACTCGATGATCGTGGATCCCGATGCGTACACCTGGCAGGTCAACGACTTCTCGTCCGCCCCGATGGAACAACTGGTGGTCTATCAGTTGCACGTCGGTTCGTTCGCCGGCCGCAACGATCCCATGGGAAGCACACCCAACCCGTCGCGGTACATCGACGTCGCGGCGCGGGCCGATCACCTCGCCCAGCTCGGCGTCAACGCCGTGATGCTCAACCCGGTCAACGAATTCCCGGGCGATTTCTCCGGCGGGTACAACACGGTCTCTCCCTTCGCGATCGAGTCCAAGCTCGGCACGCCCGATCAGTTCCGCCAGATGGTCGATGCGCTGCACGCGAGGGGCATCGCCGTACTTCTCGACATCGTGTACAACCACGCGTCCGCCGCCGACAACATCCTCTGGAATTTCGGCGGCTCGCAGCAGTATTTCGACGCGAACGCGGTCGATACGCCGTGGGGCGCGCAGTGCGATTACGACAAGGCCGCCGTGCGCCAGTACTACATCGACGCCGCGGAAACCATGCTGACCGACTACCGCCTCGACGGCTTCCGCATGGACGCCGTGATGTACATGACCGACTCGGGGCTCACGCCGCAATGGTCGAACGGCCAGAAGATCATCCGCGCGATGCACGACAACGTGAGCAATCGCCACGCCGACAAGCACACCATCGCCGAGCTCTACATCGACAACCGCTGGGCGACCGACCCGACCTCGACGGGCCTCGGCTTCACCGCGCAGTACCAGAACGAATTCAAAGAGGCGGTCCGCGCCGCGATCTTCGATGCGTCGTTCGGTTCGCCCAACGTCACGCGCGTCGCCAACGTGCTCGACGGTCAGGGCTTCGGTGTCTCCGGCAGCAGCGTGCTGAATTACTTTGAACTCCACGACGATTGCTGGCCGCTCAACGGAACGCAACGAGCCGTCGCCCGCATCGATACGACCGCTCCGGCCGATGATCAATTCGCGCGCAGCCGCACCAAGATCGGGCAGGCGTTCAACCTGCTCTCCCGCGGCGTGCCCGCCATCGTGCAGGGCACCGAGTGGCTCGAAGACGAAGGCTGGGAATCGAGCCGCCTCGATTGGTCGCACAAGACCCGATACCCCGGCATCTTCAAGTACTACAGCGACCTCATCGCGCTGCGCACTTCCGAACCGGCGCTGTTCGCCAACTCTCCGCTGAACGTCTTCCACATCAACGAGTTTTTGGACGTGCTCGCGTGGGAGCGTTCGAGCGACGGCGCCGGCTCATTCGTCGCGCTCGTGAATCTCTCCAACACCGATCGCAACGACTACCGCATCGGTCTTCCGCGCAGCGGCCGCTGGGTCGTCGCCATGAATTCGAACGACACGCAGTACGACGGTCCCGGAGGCGGTCCTTCCGGCATCGTTCCGATCGAGGGCATCGCCTCCAGCGGTTTCCCGCAGTCGGCGGTCTTCAATTTTCCGCCCCGCACGATGCTGCTGCTCAAGCACATCGCCTGCCCCGCCGACTTCAACGCGGACAATCTCGTGGACGATTCCGACTTCGTTGTCTTCCTCAACGCCTACAACATCCTTGATTGCGCCGATCCGTCGATGCCGGCCAACTGCCCGGCCGATCTCACCGCCGACGGCGTCGTAGACGATGCCGACTTCGTCGATTTCCTCGCGGCATACAACGAACTGCTTTGTCCGTAA
- the lpdA gene encoding dihydrolipoyl dehydrogenase, producing the protein MAERHFDVVVIGGGPGGYVGAIRAAQLGYKTAIIERDKLGGVCLNWGCIPSKALLANAEIFEKLMERETWGLKINGDVGVDWGKTITRSREVAGKLNKGVEFLMKKNKIEFFNANAKIVSTGKPGTQPGPNNPVKIQIQECKVQAELTSAPATPGAVKETITATYVIVATGSVARELPFAKFDGDKIWGAREAMFNKAQPKSLIVVGAGAIGMEFGYLYHTFGTKVTVVEMLPRILPVEDDDVCTAMERLYKKHGMEIRTNTGVTNIEKTGSGVKVTVAPMLPNPQGGGKPDESKKETLEAEKVLLAIGVKGRYDGLFDPALGLETFKEHIKTDYDASKPEPRAIDYKTNLPGVYAIGDVIGPPWLAHVAGEEAMLCVERIAWKDKKQEHGKPLHEPIPIDYTIVPGCTYCHPQVASVGFTERALKERGLVKGKDYDVGSFPFTALGKAIATRNTDGFCKIIRGLPRGEILGAHIMGDQATELIAEMSLARRLEATSEEIICTMHAHPTMHEAVRESALASEGRVVNA; encoded by the coding sequence GTGGCCGAGCGGCACTTTGACGTTGTGGTAATCGGGGGCGGGCCGGGCGGATATGTGGGGGCGATTCGGGCGGCACAGCTCGGCTACAAGACCGCGATTATCGAACGCGACAAGCTCGGAGGCGTCTGCCTCAACTGGGGGTGCATCCCGAGCAAGGCCCTCCTCGCGAACGCCGAGATCTTCGAAAAGCTGATGGAGCGCGAGACGTGGGGACTCAAGATCAACGGCGATGTCGGCGTCGATTGGGGCAAGACGATCACCCGCAGCCGCGAGGTCGCCGGGAAGCTCAACAAGGGCGTTGAGTTCCTGATGAAGAAAAACAAGATCGAGTTCTTCAACGCCAACGCAAAGATCGTGAGCACCGGCAAGCCCGGGACACAGCCGGGACCGAACAACCCCGTCAAGATCCAGATTCAAGAGTGCAAAGTCCAGGCCGAGCTGACCAGCGCGCCCGCAACGCCCGGCGCTGTGAAAGAGACCATCACCGCAACCTACGTGATCGTCGCGACCGGTTCGGTTGCACGCGAGCTTCCGTTCGCCAAGTTTGACGGCGACAAGATCTGGGGCGCGCGCGAAGCGATGTTCAACAAGGCCCAGCCCAAGAGCCTGATCGTGGTCGGCGCCGGCGCGATCGGCATGGAATTCGGCTATCTCTACCACACCTTCGGAACCAAGGTGACGGTGGTGGAGATGCTGCCGCGGATCCTGCCCGTGGAGGACGACGATGTCTGCACGGCAATGGAGCGGCTCTACAAAAAGCACGGGATGGAGATTCGCACCAACACCGGCGTGACGAACATCGAAAAGACCGGGAGCGGCGTGAAAGTGACCGTCGCGCCGATGCTGCCCAATCCTCAGGGTGGGGGAAAGCCAGACGAGAGCAAGAAGGAAACGCTCGAAGCCGAGAAGGTGCTGCTCGCGATCGGCGTGAAGGGTCGCTACGACGGCCTCTTTGATCCCGCGCTCGGGCTCGAGACGTTCAAAGAGCACATCAAGACCGACTACGACGCGAGCAAGCCCGAGCCGCGCGCGATCGACTACAAGACCAATCTTCCCGGCGTCTACGCGATCGGCGACGTGATCGGCCCGCCCTGGCTCGCGCACGTCGCGGGCGAAGAGGCCATGCTGTGCGTCGAACGCATCGCGTGGAAAGACAAGAAGCAGGAGCACGGAAAGCCGCTGCACGAGCCGATCCCGATCGACTACACCATCGTCCCCGGCTGCACGTATTGCCACCCGCAGGTCGCGAGCGTCGGCTTCACCGAGCGCGCGCTCAAGGAGCGCGGCCTCGTGAAGGGCAAGGACTACGACGTCGGCTCGTTCCCGTTCACGGCGCTCGGCAAAGCCATCGCGACCCGCAACACCGACGGCTTCTGCAAGATCATCCGGGGCCTGCCGCGAGGCGAGATCCTCGGCGCGCACATCATGGGCGATCAGGCGACCGAGTTGATTGCCGAGATGTCGCTCGCCCGCCGCCTCGAAGCGACCAGCGAAGAAATCATCTGCACGATGCACGCCCACCCGACGATGCACGAGGCAGTCCGCGAGTCCGCGCTCGCGAGCGAGGGACGAGTCGTGAACGCATAA